The following is a genomic window from Myxococcales bacterium.
TACTTCGGTACCAGTAAGCCGATGCATAGATTACTCCGTCATCACATGAGAGGATTTTTTTTCTAGAGCTGCCATTAAGGTGTGCCAGCATAAGGTGGCGCATTTTACTCGCATAGGAAATTCTTTCACACCTTCAAAAACTTGTAACTTTTTAAGAGTTGCGCTGGGATGTTGCTCATGAACCAGCATTCCGTGAAAATCTTCAAACAAATCTTGAATTGTTTCTAAACTCTGTCCCTTGATGCTTTCGGTCATGAGTGAGGCAGAAGCTTTGGAGATAGCGCACCCATCGCCTCGAAAACGCACCTCTTCAACACATTCATTTTTTACAAAAAGATCAATGTCGATAGTGTCTCCACATAGGGGATTATCGCCATGAGCATGGTGACTCTTTTGATTGAGCTCTCCGAAATTCTTGGGTGACTGAGCATGATCAATGATAATTTCTTGATATAAATTAGATAGAGCACTCATCGTGAAAATACCTCAAATACACGTTTAAATGCGTCAGCAAAACGGTCGATCTCATCTGTTGTGTTGTAAAAAGATAGGCTTGCTCGAGATAAAGCGCTGATGCCAAAACGTTTCATCAGTGGCTGTGTGCATAAATGTCCGGCTCTGACTGCAATACCTTCGCGATCCAAAATAGAGCTAATATCGTGAGGGTGAATACCTTCAAGCACGAATGAAACCAAAGGAACCCGTTTGGGCGCATTGCCAATAATGGTGAGCTTGGAAATTTTTTTAAGACTTTCCAGCAAGTATGCCGAAAGCTTCTCCTCGTAAGCGATAAGTTTATGAAAGCCAATCTCTTGGATGTATTCGATCGCTTTGGCCAAACCCAAAACACCAGCAATATTTGGTGTGCCTGCTTCAAACTTATGAGGAGGAGGAGCAAAGCTGATAGCATCAAAGCTCACTGATGCGATCATGTCACCACCGCCTTGATAGGGTGGCATGGCATCAAGCCAATTTTTTTTGCCGTAAAGCACACCTACGCCGGTTGGCCCATAGAGCTTGTGGCTTGAAAATGCATAAAAATCCGTGTCAATATCCAAAACATCTACAGGCAAGTGATGAATTGCCTGAGCACCATCTACGACTGTCGCTGTTTTATGTGCACGAGCAATGGCAACCATTTCTTTGATTGGGTTGATAGTGCCAAGGCTATTCGATGCATGAATAAAAGTTGCGAGCTTAGTTTTTTTATTGAACAGTGAGCGGTAGCAATCTAAATCAAGGGTGCCGTCGTCGTGCAGCGGAGTAACTCGTAAAACTAAATTTAGTTCTTTTGCAAGCAAATACCACGGAACGATATTGGAGTGATGTTCCATTTGGGTGAGAATAATTTCATCGCCTGGCTGAAAATAAAATTTTCCTAAACAACTTGCTAAAAGATTAATGCTCTCGGTAGTAGAGCGAGTGAAAATAATTTCTGATGGGCTTTGAGCATTAATGAATTGAGCCACGCGCACTCGAGCTTGGTTGTATTTGCTGGTGGCCTTTTCGCTTAAATAATGTGCGCCGCGGTTAACGTTAGCAGCAAAATTTTGATAATAAGAAAGTTCCTCATCGATAACGCACTGTGGTTTTTGCGCGGTTGCCGCATTATCAAAATAGACCAAAGGGTGCCCATAAACCTTTTGATGCAAGGCTGGAAAATCTTTTCTTAAAACACTGAGATCCAAATCATTTGTCATATCATGTTCCAAGCGATCGTTTAAGAGAATCTTTTACTTTGTCTTTGACGAATAGAGCGATATCTTTCTGCGAGATAGTGTCGGTGATTTCAGAACTAAAGGCAGATACCAAAAGTGTTTTAGCTAAGATGGGATCAATACCACGAGATTGCAGGTAAAAAAGCATGTTGTGATCGAGTTCTCCGATACTGGCACCGTGAGAAGCGCTGATGTCATCATTATTGATTTCAAGTTGTGGCAATACACTGGCTTTGGCCTTATCGCTCAACAATAAAGTTTTGTAATGCTGTTGGGCAGAGCTTTTGCTTGCATCTTTATCAACGATCACTTTGCCCAAAAATTTTCCTTGAGTCTGATCTGCATAGATTGTACGAGCCAACTGTCGACTCTCACTATCTTTTCCTTGGTGCAAAACCTTAAGCAGGGTTTCGGTTTGAGCTGATTGGCTTAATTGATCCAGTAGAAAAAAATCAGTATTGGCAGATTCTCCCTCAAGCTTGATATCTATAGATTGAGCAAATACTCCCAAAGATAAATTAAAAATATGATTTGATAGATAACTATTTTTTTGCACGCAAGCACGCCGTTTGTGTTCGACCTTAGACTGGGTATCTACCTGTGAGACTTGATAAAAATGCGCCTGAGCATTATCTGCTACAGTCACTGAAGTTGTTGTTGATCCTGATGATCTGGCTATACCATCAAAATATTCCAAGAGATGAATGTGAGTGTTTTTTTGTATGTTCACATCGACTGAAATATTAGTTTGGTAGTGGATAATAATTGGAGCACTAAGTGTTTTATCAACGTCGATCATTAAGGCTGAATTAGAATTAACGAAACAGTTGAGACGAGGATCGTGATTTACGCAGCCATCGCTTTTTATATGCACCACATAGGCCGAATCAAAACATGGATGAAGCTCGCTCATGACTTTATTACCTCCAGGCCGTTATTTTTAGCCTTGGTAATAAAGGAATCATAACCGCCGTTTTCTAATTTAAGCGCAAGTTCTTTGCCTCCTGATTCAATGATACGTCCATCGACACACACATGAACGAAATCAGGAACAATATAGTTGAGAAGGCGTTGGTAGTGAGTGACCACGATCATACCTCGCTCTTCGTTGCGCAAAGCATTAACACCGTCAGCACAAATTTTTAAAGCATCGATATCAAGCCCAGAGTCGGTTTCATCCAATATGCACAGACGTGGCTCAAGAATAGCCATTTGCAAAATTTCATTACGCTTTTTTTCACCGCCAGAAAATCCTTCGTTAACTGCTCGATTCAAAAAGCGTTCATCCATTTTTAAATCGGTTAATTTGCTGCGAACTAATGACAAAAAATCAATGGCATCAATTTCACTTTGTCCTCGGGATCGTCTTACTGAATTGAGTGCCGCCCTTAGAAAATAAGCATTGTTTACTCCAGGGATTTCCACCGGATATTGAAAAGCAAGAAAGATCCCTAAACGAGCGCGTTCATCGGCATTCAGCTCCAAGACCGATTGGCCTAACAATTCTATAGAACCACCGTCGACGTGATAATCATTTTTTCCCGCTAAGGTATGAGCTAAAGTGCTTTTGCCCGAACCGTTAGGTCCCATGATGGCATGCACCTCACCTTTGTTTACTGTAAGATTCAAACCTTTGAGTATTTGATGATTGTCAACTGATACACTTAAGTTTTTTATAGATAGCAAAGTAGACATTTAACCCACTGCTCCTTCAAGACTAATATCGAGTAATTTTTGTGCTTCAACAGCAAATTCCATGGGAAGTTTTTGAAATACCTGCTTGCAAAAACCACCTACAATAAGACTCACCGCATCTTCATCCGAAAGCCCGCGTGAGCGGCAGTAAAATAACTGTTCATCTGAAATTTTTGAAGTGGTTGCCTCGTGCTCTATATGAGCTGTTGAATTGTGCGCTTCAATAACGGGAAAAGTATGCGCACCACATGCAGAACCAAAGAGGAGAGAGTCGCACTGGGAAAAGTTACGACTGTTTTGCGCTTTAGGGCTTACTTTTACAAGTCCACGGTAGGAGTTTTGACTCAAGCCAGCTGAAATCCCCTTGGAGATAATTGTGCTTTTGGTATTTTTTCCCAAGTGGATCATCTTGGTTCCGGTGTCTGCTTGTTGGTGATTGTTGGTTACCGCGACGCTATAAAATTCACCAACGGAGTTGTCGCCTTTCAAAATAACGCTGGGGTATTTCCAGGTAATAGCAGATCCTGTTTCTACTTGAGTCCAAGAAATTTTTGAGTTGTCGCCCGAGCATACTCCTCGTTTGGTCACAAAATTATAGATTCCACCTTTACCGTCTTTGTCTCCGGGATACCAATTTTGCACAGTGGAATATTTTATATGGGCATTTTTTAGTGCTACTAATTCAACAACAGCAGCATGCAGTTGATTTTCATCGCGCATTGGAGCAGTACAGCCTTCGAGGTAGCTTACCACTGCATCATCTTCGGCGATGATCAAGGTTCGTTCAAATTGCCCAGTATTTGAAGCATTGATACGAAAATAAGTGGAAAGCTCCATAGGGCAGCGCACACCTTTGGGAACTAGGCAAAATGATCCATCGCTAAACACTGCTGAGTTAAGGCAGGCATAAAAATTATCAGTATAGGGAACAACCGAGCCTAAATATTTTTTAACCAGTTCTGGATGCTCTTTAACGGCCTCAGAAAAACTACAAAAAATTACTCCGGCGCTTTTTAGTTTTTCTTTAAATGTGGTGGCAACCGAAACACTGTCAAAGACCGCATCCACAGCAACATTGGCGAGCATTTTTTGTTCATGCAATGGAATGCCTAATTTTTCGTAGGTCTTGAGAATTTCTGGATCCACTTCATCGAGACTATTGAGCTTAGGCTTTTTCTTGGGCGCTGAATAATAAACAATATCATTAAAATCGATAGGAGCAATCTTGAGATGAGCCCATTGAGGTGTTTTATTTTCGCGCAGCAAAGTGCAAAAATGAGCGAAGGCTTTGAGGCGAAAATCAAGCAGCCATTGTGGCTCTTCTTTTTTCATGGAGATAGTGCGAACGATCTCTTCGCTTAGTCCCGGGGGAGTTTGTTCTGTCTCTATCTTAGTGGAAAAGCCGTAAGCAT
Proteins encoded in this region:
- a CDS encoding SUF system NifU family Fe-S cluster assembly protein encodes the protein MSALSNLYQEIIIDHAQSPKNFGELNQKSHHAHGDNPLCGDTIDIDLFVKNECVEEVRFRGDGCAISKASASLMTESIKGQSLETIQDLFEDFHGMLVHEQHPSATLKKLQVFEGVKEFPMRVKCATLCWHTLMAALEKKSSHVMTE
- a CDS encoding cysteine desulfurase; this encodes MTNDLDLSVLRKDFPALHQKVYGHPLVYFDNAATAQKPQCVIDEELSYYQNFAANVNRGAHYLSEKATSKYNQARVRVAQFINAQSPSEIIFTRSTTESINLLASCLGKFYFQPGDEIILTQMEHHSNIVPWYLLAKELNLVLRVTPLHDDGTLDLDCYRSLFNKKTKLATFIHASNSLGTINPIKEMVAIARAHKTATVVDGAQAIHHLPVDVLDIDTDFYAFSSHKLYGPTGVGVLYGKKNWLDAMPPYQGGGDMIASVSFDAISFAPPPHKFEAGTPNIAGVLGLAKAIEYIQEIGFHKLIAYEEKLSAYLLESLKKISKLTIIGNAPKRVPLVSFVLEGIHPHDISSILDREGIAVRAGHLCTQPLMKRFGISALSRASLSFYNTTDEIDRFADAFKRVFEVFSR
- a CDS encoding SufD family Fe-S cluster assembly protein, giving the protein MSELHPCFDSAYVVHIKSDGCVNHDPRLNCFVNSNSALMIDVDKTLSAPIIIHYQTNISVDVNIQKNTHIHLLEYFDGIARSSGSTTTSVTVADNAQAHFYQVSQVDTQSKVEHKRRACVQKNSYLSNHIFNLSLGVFAQSIDIKLEGESANTDFFLLDQLSQSAQTETLLKVLHQGKDSESRQLARTIYADQTQGKFLGKVIVDKDASKSSAQQHYKTLLLSDKAKASVLPQLEINNDDISASHGASIGELDHNMLFYLQSRGIDPILAKTLLVSAFSSEITDTISQKDIALFVKDKVKDSLKRSLGT
- the sufC gene encoding Fe-S cluster assembly ATPase SufC; amino-acid sequence: MLSIKNLSVSVDNHQILKGLNLTVNKGEVHAIMGPNGSGKSTLAHTLAGKNDYHVDGGSIELLGQSVLELNADERARLGIFLAFQYPVEIPGVNNAYFLRAALNSVRRSRGQSEIDAIDFLSLVRSKLTDLKMDERFLNRAVNEGFSGGEKKRNEILQMAILEPRLCILDETDSGLDIDALKICADGVNALRNEERGMIVVTHYQRLLNYIVPDFVHVCVDGRIIESGGKELALKLENGGYDSFITKAKNNGLEVIKS
- the sufB gene encoding Fe-S cluster assembly protein SufB — encoded protein: MASPELKEFTEQPYAYGFSTKIETEQTPPGLSEEIVRTISMKKEEPQWLLDFRLKAFAHFCTLLRENKTPQWAHLKIAPIDFNDIVYYSAPKKKPKLNSLDEVDPEILKTYEKLGIPLHEQKMLANVAVDAVFDSVSVATTFKEKLKSAGVIFCSFSEAVKEHPELVKKYLGSVVPYTDNFYACLNSAVFSDGSFCLVPKGVRCPMELSTYFRINASNTGQFERTLIIAEDDAVVSYLEGCTAPMRDENQLHAAVVELVALKNAHIKYSTVQNWYPGDKDGKGGIYNFVTKRGVCSGDNSKISWTQVETGSAITWKYPSVILKGDNSVGEFYSVAVTNNHQQADTGTKMIHLGKNTKSTIISKGISAGLSQNSYRGLVKVSPKAQNSRNFSQCDSLLFGSACGAHTFPVIEAHNSTAHIEHEATTSKISDEQLFYCRSRGLSDEDAVSLIVGGFCKQVFQKLPMEFAVEAQKLLDISLEGAVG